GCAAGGGCGCCAACACGGCGGTCGCGGCGGGCCGGCTCGGGGCGGACGTCGCGCTCCTCGGCGCCGTCGGTGACGATCCCTACGGCCGGCTGCTGCTCGATTCACTGCGCGCCGCGGGCGTCGACACCGGACTGGTCCGGACGAGCGACCGGCCGACCGGGATCGCCTACATCACCGTCACCCCGGACGGCGAGAACGCCATCCTCGTCTCCCCCGGCGCGAACTCGAGCCTCGAACCCGGGGACGTCGACGCCGTCTTCGACGGGGTCGAGATCATGGTCGCCTCGCTCGAGGTGCCGCTGCCGACGGTCGAGCACGCCGTCGCGCGGGCCGCCGAGAAGGGCGTCAAGGTGCTGGTGAACCTTTCGCCGGCGGCGAAGCTGTCCCCGGAGACGCTGGCCAGGCTCGACGTCCTGCTCGTCAACGAGCACGAAGCCGCCTGGCTGACCGGGCCCGGCGCGGACTTCCGGCGCCTCCTGGATCTGGGCCCGCGAGCCGCCGTCGTCACGCTCGGCGCGGCCGGTGCGGTCGTCGTGGAGAAGGACAGCACGACCGAGGTGGAGTCCCCGAAGGTCGAGGCCGTCGACACCACCGGTGCCGGAGACGCCTTCGCGGGCGCGCTCGCGGCGTCGCTCGCGGACGGCGCCGACCTCGTCTCCGCGGCGAAGCGGGCGGTGCGCGTCGCGGCCTTCAGCGTTACGCGGCACGGCGCGCAGCCGTCCTACCCGACCGACGCTGACCTGGGGGAATGATCGCCCGGAGGCGCGTGTTGCACCTCACATGGGCGATTCGTTCGGTTCGGCCTGGTGGCGCGGCTACGCCGCTCAGCTGAAGGCGATCGCGGAGGCGCGCCGGCCCGACCACCTCGCGATCATGCCGCTCGAGGAAACCTTGCGGGCGCTCGGCAAGCAGACCGAGGTCGACGAAGGCGTCTACGACGTCCCGCTGGAGGGCATCGTCGGCACCGTCGCCCGCGCCGGCGACTTCGACCGCGAGTTCCGGCCGCGCAACCGGGCCCTGCGCGACCGTTGGGACCGTCTGACGCGGACCTCGGCCGACCTCCCGCCGGTGCGGCTCGTGCGCCTGTCCGACATGTTCTTCGTCGACGACGGTCACCACCGCGTCGCCATCGCGCGCGCCCGCGGCGCCCGGACGATCCGCGCGCGGGTCCGGTGGATCAGCACGGTCGCCTGCGCGCTGCGCTGCCTCACGCTCGCGGACCTGCCGTCGAAGACCGCCGAGCGGATGTTCCTCGAGCGCGTCCCGCTGCCGGACGACGTCCGCCTCGGGCTGTGGCTCGACGACCCGGCCGACTGGTTCCGGCTCGCCGACTCGGCCGAGGCCTGGGGTTTCCGCCGTATGCTGGCCGGACGGCCGGTGCGCAGCCGCGGCGAACTGGCCGAAGCCTGGTGGCACGAGGAGGTCCGGCCGGTGCTCGAACAGGTTCGCCGACGAGGCTTGCGCCTGCCACCACGAGATATCCAGACGTATCTGAGCTATGGTCTAGACCATGTCTGATTCCCTGTCCGGGGTCGCCGTCAGCCCCGGCCGCGCGAGTGGCCCCGTCGTCCGTGTCGCGGAGCCGCTCGGCGAGCCCGCCGCCACCCCGGCCCCCGCCGACCCCGCCGCCGAAGCCGCCCGGATCGCGCCCGCCGCCGCGATCGTCGCCGCCCGGCTCGAGAAGCAGGCCGAGACCGCCACCGGCGAGGCCGCGACGATCCTCATCACCACCGCCGCGATGGCGGCCGACCCGGCGCTCGCGGCCCAGGCCGAACAGCTGGTGAAGACGCAGGCGCTGCCCGCCGCGCGAGCCGTCCACCAGGCCGCCGAAGGCTTCGCCGAAGCGCTGGCCGCCGCGGGCGGGTACATGGCCGAGCGCGTCCGCGACGTGCGCGACGTGCGCGACCGGCTGGTCGCCGAGCTGCTCGGCATCGCGCCGCCGGGGGTGCCCGAGCTCGCGTCGCCGAGCGTGCTGGTCGCGCGCGACCTCGCCCCGGCCGACACCGCGGGCCTCGACCCGGCGAAGGTGCTCGCCCTGGTCACCGAAGAGGGCGGCCCGACGAGCCATACCGCGATCCTGGCGCGGGCACTGGGCATCCCGGCCGTCGTCGCGGTGCGCGGCCTGCTGGCGCTGGACGCCGAGGCGCTCGCCGTCGACGGTGACGCGGGCACGGTCGAGGTCGCCGACCCGTCGGCACCGGTCGTCACGGCGACGGTCGCGCAGCTGGCCGAGTGGAATGGCACGGGCGCGACGTCCGACGGCCACCGCGTGAAGGTCTACGGCAACGTCGGCTCCCCGGCCGACGCGCAGGCCGCGGCCGACGCGGGCGCCGAGGGCGTCGGCCTGTTCCGCACCGAGTTCTGCTACCTGGACGCCTCGGACGAACCGTCGGTGGCCGAGCAGCGCGCGGCGTACACGGCGGTGCTCTCGCCGTTCCGCGGCAAGCCGGTGATCGTGCGGACCCTGGACGCGGGCGCCGACAAGCCGCTGGCCTTCCTCTCGCCGGAAGCCGAGCCGAACCCGGCGCTCGGCGTCCGCGGGCTGCGCGTGGCGTTCGACCGCCCCGAGGTGCTGGACCGCCAGCTCGAAGCCATCGCGGGCGCGGCGGAGGACTCCGGCGCCGAGGTTTCGGTGATGGCCCCGATGGTCGCGACGGTGGAAGAGGCCGCCTGGTTCGCCGACCGCGTCCGCGCGGCGGGCATCGCCCGGGCCGGCGTGATGATCGAGATCCCGGCGGCGGCGCTGAGCGCCCGGGAGATCCTCGACGTCGTCGACTTCGTCTCGGTCGGCACGAACGACCTGGCGCAGTACACCTTCGCGGCGGACCGCCAGCTCGGCGCGGTGGCGAAGCTCAACGACCCGTGGCAGCCGGGTCTCCTGCGGCTGCTGAAGCTGATCGGCGACGCGGCCAAGGCCACGGGCAAACCGGCGGGTGTCTGCGGCGAAGCGGCGGCGGACCCGCGGCTGGCGCTGGTCCTGGCGGGCCTGGGCCTGACGAGCCTGTCGATGAACGCCCCGGCGATCCGCACGGTAGGGGCGAGCCTGGCGACGGTGACGCTGGCGGAGTGCGAGGCGCTGGCGGAGGCGGCGTTGGCGACGTCGGACCCGGCAGCGGCCCGCGCGGCAGCTCGCCCCTGACGGGAGCCGGCGGGCGCGACACAGGTGGCGCCCGCCCGTCTCGGCTCGATCCGCCGCTCCCAGGGGCGCCCCCCCACTTTCAGTCTATCGGTCATCACCGACAGTGCTGACTTGTGCGAGCCTGGATGCGCGGAGTTGTCCCCAGTGCACGAGGGGTGTGGACAACCCGCTCTGTAGCCGTGAAGGCCGCCTCCCGACCAAGGCGGCCTTCACGGCTTTCCCGGCAAAGATCCGGCCGGCTGTCGATTCCGGGCCGACCCGCTCGACGAAGTGGTGAAAGCACCACCGAACCGAGGGAGCCGCCATGACCATCACCGCCGAAGCCCCGGCCGGAACCGTGCGGGCCGGGCGTCGGGAGTGGATCGGCCTGGCCGTGCTGGCCCTGCCCACCCTGCTCGTCTCGCTCGACGTCTTCGTCCTCGTTCTCGCGCTGCCGAAGCTCGCCCTCGGGCTGCACGCCGACGGCACCGAACAACTGTGGATCATGGACACCTACGGCTTCATGGTCGCCGGGTTCATGGTCACCATGGGAACCCTCGGCGACCGGATCGGACGGCGGAAGCTGCTGCTCATCGGGGCCGCCGCCTTCGGGGTCGCCTCCGTCGCCGCCGCCTTCTCCACCAGCGCCGGGATGCTCATCGCCGCGCGGGCCGTGCTGGGGATCGCCGGGGCGACGCTCGCTCCTTCGACGCTTGCACTCATCGGGACCCTCTTCCAGAACCCGCAGCAACGAGCCCAGGCCATCGGCATCTGGGCCGGCTGCTTCACCGTCGGCGCCATCATCGGCCCGATGGTCGGCGGCTTCCTGCTCGAGCACTTCTGGTGGGGCTCGGTCTTCCTCCTCGGCGTGCCCGCCATGGTGCTGCTGCTCGTCATCGGCCCGAAGCTGCTGCCCGAATACCGCGACGAGCACGCCGGCCGCCTCGACCTGCCCAGCGTCGGCCTGTCGCTCGGCGCGATCCTGCCCGCCGTCTACGGCGTCAAGGAACTCGCTCGCGACGGCGTCCACCCGGTCCCGGCCGCGGCGCTGATCACGGGCCTGGCCGTCGGGTACGTCTTCGTGAAGCGGCAGCGCGCCCTGCGAGACCCCCTGGTCGACTTCAGCCTCTTCACCGCGAAGGCCTTCCGCACCACGCTCGGCGGGATGCTCCTGTTCAGCATGCTCGGCGGCACCACGATGCTGTTCACCGCGCAGTTCCTGCAGGTCGCGCAGCACCTCTCGCCGGTCGGGGCCGCTTTGGGACTCCTGCCCGGGATGGCCGCCTCCACCGTCAGCTTCCTCGCCGCGCCCGCCCTCGCGCGCCGGGTCAAGGCGAACGTCCTGATCGCCGGTGGCGTCGCCCTCGCCGCGACCGGCATGGCGATCCTCGCCGTCGTCGATCCCGCCGCCGGGCCGGCTTGGCCCGCGCTCGGGTTCGCCGTCACGTCGCTGGGCGTCGGCCCGATGGTCGCGCTCGGGACCGATCTCGTCGTCGGCTCGGTGCCGCAGCGCAAGGCGGGCGCCGCCGCGTCGCTGGCCCAGACCGTCAACGAGTTCGGCTACGCCTTCGGCATCGCGACCGTCGGGACCCTGGGCAACGCCGTCGTCCGCGCGCACGGCCTCCCCAGCGGGCTGCACGCCGTCGCCGGGCTCGCCGCCGCCGCGTTCGCCGTGCTCGTCTGGTTCGTCGCGAGGAACCTCCGGGCCGCCTGACCAGCGCGAAGGCCTCCCCACCCGATGCCTGGATGGGGAGGCCTTCTTGACGCCGGGGGCAGAGGGGCCCCGGCTAGCCGAACAACCCGCGCCGCGGGTGCCGGATGACCAGCGAACCGCCGTGGACCCGGCCGCTCAGCACGAAGCGCGGGTTCCCCATGTGCCCGTTGCTGTGCGTCTTGTCCTCCAGCGAGCCGAACTTGACGTCGGTGATCGCGTTGACGTCGACCGCCGCGTGCTCCGGGATGATCACCTCGACCGAACCCCACTTGGCGTCCAGCTCGATGTGCACCACCGGCGACTGCACCTGGGCCTCGGTGAAGTCGAGCTTCGTCGAGCCATACTTGTTCCGCACGACCATCTCGGGCGGCACCACCCACGGCCCGCTGCGGACCAGCGACGAATACTTCGCGTTGAGCTCGAAGCGCCGTCCGGGCGCGTAGCCGCCGCTGTAGCCCGCCGGAGGCGCGTACGACGGCGCGCCGGCGACCGCGGCCGCCGGGTGGTAGAGCCCGGCCAGGTCGGCCAGCACCGCGTTCAGCTCGCCGCGCGTCCGGGACGCCAGCGCGCGGTCGGTGCGCTCGGTGAACTCGTCGAGGTCGATCATCCCGCGGCCGATCGCCTTCTGCAGCACCCCGACGACGTGCTCGCGCTCGTCGTCGGACACCCGAAGATCGCGCTCGCTCAACGGCTTGGTTTCGGTCACCGGTTCCGCCGCCGCGGTCTCTTCCTCGCCCATGCCCACGATGGTAGAACCGGATTTCACCAGGGAGATCGGGGGAAAACCCTGAACGGACCCGTATTTCGCGGCGCCGCCTTCTGCGCGGCGCTGGTCCTGCTGTCCGGATGCACCGGCGAAGAGGCCCCGCCGCCGCCGAGCGCGAGTGCCACGAGTGCGCCGCCGACCACCCCGCCGGCCCTGCCGGAGGGGCTCACCGGGGTCCCGGCGACCGGCGGGATCGGGGTGTCGGCGCTGCTGCCCACCATCGGCCCCACCCTGTTCGACGCCGACCGCGGAACCACGGCCACGCCGCCCGGCTATCCCGGCGGCGACCTGGGGCTGAGCGTGCTCCGGGTCGGGAAGCACGCCGTCCTGACGGTCTACCCGCCCGCCACCCAGAGCACCGAACCCTTCGGCATCCTCGTCTACACCGGCCCCGCGAGTCCGCCGCGCTCCCTCGGCCGCGCCTGGTCGGTGGCCCCCGGCGCCGACGGCGAGAGCGTGTGGCTGATCCGCCAGGACACGCCGGACAGCTGCCGGCTGCAGCGCGTCGCCCTCTCCGGTGCCGAGTTCGGCCACGGCCAGCCAGCCAGCTGCCGCACGCAGGTCCGCGCCGGCACCCCGCGCGGCCTGCTGATCACCATCAACGCCGACGCCGCCGAGTCGACCGACGCGCTGATCGACCCGGAGACCGGCCGCACGGTCCAGCAGGCGCCGCGCATCCTCGGCGTCGCGGGCGACCGGATGCTCCTCGACGGCCTGACCGACCTCACCCTCGTCGACCTGCGGGACAACAGCCGCCAGCAGCTCAGCCGGCCGGCGTTCGGGCGGACGCCCACCGTGCTGCCCTCCCGCGACGGCGGCATCTGGGCCCTCGACTTCGGCAACCCCGCCTACCGGGGCACCAGCACGCAGACCCGCGACCTCTGGCTGCTGCGCCTCGACGGGCCGGACTGGGAGCACGTCGCGGCGATGCCGTTCGTTTCCGAACACCTCGAGCGTGGCGGCGGTTTCGACTGGTCCGAGGACGGCGACCTCGTGCTGGCCGACGGCGTCCTCGCCGCCTGGCACCCGGGCGAACCGCAGTGGCGGATGGGCAAGGCGGCGCTGCCGACGGGCGACTGGTCGGGCTTCGCGGTGCTGCCCTGAGGGCTACTCCTCGTCGAGGCCGTGTTCGATCGCGTACCGGGCCAGCTCGACGCGGTTGTGCAGCTGCAGCTTCCGCAGCGTCGACTGCACGTGGTTCTCCACCGTGCGGTGCGACAGCACGAGCCGCTCGGCGATCTGCCGCGCGGTCAGCCCCTTCGCGACCAGGCGCAGGACGTCGGTCTCGCGCTCGGTCAGCCGGGGTGGCTCGGCGCCCGCGGCGTCCCCGGCGGACGCGTCGGCCATCCGCCGGTACTCGCCGAGCACCAGCCCGGCCAGGCCCGCGGTGAACACGGGGTCGCCGGCCGCGGTCCGGTGCACCGCGTCCACCAGCTCCGCCGCGGACGCCGACTTGACCAGGTAGCCGGACGCGCCGGCCTTCACCGCCTCCAGGACGTCCTTGTGCTCGCCGCTCGCGGACAGCACCAGCACCTTCGTCGACGGCAGCGCCGACGTGATCTCGCGGGTGGCGTCCACCCCGGACGTGGTGCCGAGGTTGAGGTCCATCAGCACGACGTCCGGCTGGACGGTGCGCGCGATCCGCAGTGCCGCGGCGGCGTCCGGCGCGGTCGCCCGCACGTCGAAGCCGTGCTCGGTCAGGTCGCGGGCCACCCCGTCGCGCCAGATCGGGTGGTCGTCGACCACCATCACCGAGATCCGCTCGTCGCTCACTTCGCACCCCTCGTGCTCGGCACCCTGACCTCCCACTCGGTGCCCCGGCCGGGCCCGGTGTCGAGGGTCGCGCTCCCGCCGAGGTCGCGCACCCTCCCCCGGATGGATTCCACCACACCGAGGTGCCCGTCCGCGGCCGCTCGCTCGAGAACTCCGTCCGGAATGCCCGGTCCGTCGTCGCGGATGCTCACCACGACCTCGCCCCCGAGGTCCTCCAGCAGCACCCAGGCCTGCGCTTCGGGCCCGGCGTGCTTCTCCACGTTCGAGAGCGCTTCGCGGGTTACCGCGACCAGTTCGTCGGTGACGTGGGCCGGCAGCTCGACGTCGTCCGCCGGGGTCGAGACCTGCACCGACGACGTCGCGAGCAGCTGCAGCGCGGCGCGCAGGCTCGCGGTGCCGCTTTCGTTCGGCGTCAGCGGTTCGGTCGTCACCAGCGACCGCAGCGCGATCTCCTGCTCGCCGGCCAGCTTCGCCAGCTCGGCCGCC
This genomic window from Amycolatopsis mongoliensis contains:
- a CDS encoding MFS transporter, translated to MTITAEAPAGTVRAGRREWIGLAVLALPTLLVSLDVFVLVLALPKLALGLHADGTEQLWIMDTYGFMVAGFMVTMGTLGDRIGRRKLLLIGAAAFGVASVAAAFSTSAGMLIAARAVLGIAGATLAPSTLALIGTLFQNPQQRAQAIGIWAGCFTVGAIIGPMVGGFLLEHFWWGSVFLLGVPAMVLLLVIGPKLLPEYRDEHAGRLDLPSVGLSLGAILPAVYGVKELARDGVHPVPAAALITGLAVGYVFVKRQRALRDPLVDFSLFTAKAFRTTLGGMLLFSMLGGTTMLFTAQFLQVAQHLSPVGAALGLLPGMAASTVSFLAAPALARRVKANVLIAGGVALAATGMAILAVVDPAAGPAWPALGFAVTSLGVGPMVALGTDLVVGSVPQRKAGAAASLAQTVNEFGYAFGIATVGTLGNAVVRAHGLPSGLHAVAGLAAAAFAVLVWFVARNLRAA
- a CDS encoding DUF1707 SHOCT-like domain-containing protein; the protein is MGEEETAAAEPVTETKPLSERDLRVSDDEREHVVGVLQKAIGRGMIDLDEFTERTDRALASRTRGELNAVLADLAGLYHPAAAVAGAPSYAPPAGYSGGYAPGRRFELNAKYSSLVRSGPWVVPPEMVVRNKYGSTKLDFTEAQVQSPVVHIELDAKWGSVEVIIPEHAAVDVNAITDVKFGSLEDKTHSNGHMGNPRFVLSGRVHGGSLVIRHPRRGLFG
- a CDS encoding ribokinase, coding for MNSDVLVVGSANADLVVAVDRRPAGGETVLGGDTVLSPGGKGANTAVAAGRLGADVALLGAVGDDPYGRLLLDSLRAAGVDTGLVRTSDRPTGIAYITVTPDGENAILVSPGANSSLEPGDVDAVFDGVEIMVASLEVPLPTVEHAVARAAEKGVKVLVNLSPAAKLSPETLARLDVLLVNEHEAAWLTGPGADFRRLLDLGPRAAVVTLGAAGAVVVEKDSTTEVESPKVEAVDTTGAGDAFAGALAASLADGADLVSAAKRAVRVAAFSVTRHGAQPSYPTDADLGE
- a CDS encoding response regulator, translating into MVVDDHPIWRDGVARDLTEHGFDVRATAPDAAAALRIARTVQPDVVLMDLNLGTTSGVDATREITSALPSTKVLVLSASGEHKDVLEAVKAGASGYLVKSASAAELVDAVHRTAAGDPVFTAGLAGLVLGEYRRMADASAGDAAGAEPPRLTERETDVLRLVAKGLTARQIAERLVLSHRTVENHVQSTLRKLQLHNRVELARYAIEHGLDEE
- the ptsP gene encoding phosphoenolpyruvate--protein phosphotransferase: MSDSLSGVAVSPGRASGPVVRVAEPLGEPAATPAPADPAAEAARIAPAAAIVAARLEKQAETATGEAATILITTAAMAADPALAAQAEQLVKTQALPAARAVHQAAEGFAEALAAAGGYMAERVRDVRDVRDRLVAELLGIAPPGVPELASPSVLVARDLAPADTAGLDPAKVLALVTEEGGPTSHTAILARALGIPAVVAVRGLLALDAEALAVDGDAGTVEVADPSAPVVTATVAQLAEWNGTGATSDGHRVKVYGNVGSPADAQAAADAGAEGVGLFRTEFCYLDASDEPSVAEQRAAYTAVLSPFRGKPVIVRTLDAGADKPLAFLSPEAEPNPALGVRGLRVAFDRPEVLDRQLEAIAGAAEDSGAEVSVMAPMVATVEEAAWFADRVRAAGIARAGVMIEIPAAALSAREILDVVDFVSVGTNDLAQYTFAADRQLGAVAKLNDPWQPGLLRLLKLIGDAAKATGKPAGVCGEAAADPRLALVLAGLGLTSLSMNAPAIRTVGASLATVTLAECEALAEAALATSDPAAARAAARP